The window TTAAATAGTTTATGCTCCCTTGGAaatcagggcctttgcacatgcttcccaagcccccctcccccgcgccaGCCATTCTACTCCACTTCCTCCAGTCTCATTTGCTTATACCTTCAGGGCTCAGCTCAACCTCCCGCATCACTTCCTGGGGAAGCCATGTGACCTCCCCCCATCTGCCCAGACAAGGTCAGAGAGATCTCGGTTATGTCCTCACAAAACTTCTGTACTTTCCGGCACTAATCACAGTGACAGAAAACTTACCACTAAAGTATAAATTGCAATTATTgaatctatccatttatttaggAGAGTATTTTATTAATGTCGCCCTCCCCCAGTGGACTGAGCTCTGTGAGGGCTTGGACCAGCTCTTGTGCCCCTGGTGTCCCGTGCAGGACAGGCACAGGACAGGTGCTCAGTAACAGTGTGCTGAAttaacaaaatatgaataaatgcaGCCCGGGGAAAAAAACAAGGCATCCCGATTTCCCGGCGACAGCTTCCCCCTCAATAGGCCAGAAGTGAAAGCTCTCTCAGAACCCTCATTCTCAAGAGAAATCACCAATGAACCTAGCCCAGCTTAGAGGGGGAGCCAGGACAAATTCTCTACATCAGTAAatgttttgagttgtttttttagtgttttatttgagacagggcatgagcaggggaggggcagagagagagggagacgcagaatcggaagcaggctccaggctccaagctgtcagcacagagcccgacgcggggctcgaactcacagaccgcgagatcacgacctgagccgaagtcggacgctcaactgactgagccacccaggcgccccaatgttttgaGTTTCAATAGGACAGGCACAGAGTACTCTTTTTCACTTCTCTATCCTGGGGGGCGCAGCTGCAGGTTGGGATtaaaaagtaggggagggggatacgtgtgaaggggacagagggaccAGAGCTGGGCGCACAAGAGAGAGCAGAGAGTCTGCGAGCCCCAGACCCGGAGCCGAGCCAGAAATCCAAATCCCTGGGGCCTCCAGGGACCAACACAGTAAGCAAACACCCAGTGTGCGCTCGTCGTGTGCAGATTGGTGTCACGAGGCACCCAAAGTTCCCCAAGCAAGCCTGTATTGGGCGCTAAGTGCCTGAAGGGCGCCACTGTGAGCCCGGAGAGTCAGGAGGAGACCCATGTTGCAGCTAGAGCTTGGACACAAAAGGCCACCTTGGCTTGGAGAGTAAGGAGGACATACCAACTTGGTCTGGAGGGTCTGGGGAGATGCCCTCTTAGGCCTGGAAAACTGGAAGGACTCCCTTGGGGCAAGGGGGGGCTCATTTTgggccatggggtgggggggggggctatggAGCTCAAGATCAGGTAGGTAGTATAAATAAAACGGGAAAAGCAACAGCAGCTAATCCTAAGGGTACAGCTGGATTCAGGAAACAAGATGGGGCGCAGAGGGTGGAACCAAGCCCAAGGACTGGAAGCGAGGAGACGGCAGAGGACGAACTAGGACGTGGAACCAGGGCCCAGCCTGAGGAGCAGAAAAAGGACCCAGCCTGTGGGGACAAAATTCCAGAAGTGGTTCTAGGACCAGAGGCAGAGACAAGGGAGTGAAGGAAGATGCCATGGAACCTGCACCAGATTCTGGGGCTCCTACGCGAAGAAGCAAGACCACGCCCTGTGAGCAGAAACCAAACTCGAGAAAGGCAGAGCGCAAGAAAAGGTGAAGCAAGGTGAGACCCCGGGACGGAGAAAGATCAAGGAGCGACTGGTTACCCAAGGGCTGGAGCCAAGCCTCAGCGACGGGCTCGGAACCAGGGAGCAGCGACGGGGACAGGACGGGGTGGGGAGGAACCTAGGCTAGAGGTGGGGCGGGGCTGCACAATATTACCCGCCCCCTCTACACACACAGAGCGTTATCCTGGGGGCAAAACAGCAAGATGGGAAGGGAACTACACAGGATACAGAGCCAGGTCCCGGAGGCCTCAAGGACCACCCCCAGGGCGCAGAGTCAGGCGGGGTTACGGCTAAGCTCGCGGTCCCTGATCTTGCTCAGGCTCAGTCCCCGGCACGCCGCGGATGTCGGGCAGCAGGCGGCAGCCGGCCACGATGTCCAGGCGCTCGGCCAGCGCGCAGAGGTCTCCCCGCGCCAGGCGCACGCTGTGGGCGGCCGCCAACCCTGCCGCCTGGGCGGCCGCAAGTCTACTGGCCAGGGCGGCCACATCGCGGCCGGCGCGGCGGTACACGCCGCTCACCGCGGCCGCCACGTCGTGGTCCAGCCGCGCCTGGCTCTCGGCCAGCCGGAGCTGCAGCAGCGTGCGCGCGGGGGCTGGCGCCGGCGTCTCCTCGGTCCCCCAGGTCTCCCCGGCCCTTTCCCGCTGCACCACGAGCGGAGGCAGGTCCCCCGGCGCGGCCTTCGGCTCCGAGTCCGAGTCGGTCTCCGCGGCCTCCCCGGCCACCCGCAGCCCCGTAGGGCGGCCGCGCGTCGGGCCCGAGGGGCCCAGGTacagctcctcctcctccgaCGAGGACGCTGAGAGCTCCGAATCCGTCTCGGCCGCCTCCCCCGGCACCACCGTCTCGGGCCTCCGCGGCGGCCTCCGCCGACGACCCTGGGACGCCATGGGGCCGAACTAGGGAGAAGAGGGGCGAAGGGACGGCATGAGAGGCACCTGGCGGTGGTTTAAGAGTGCAGGTTCTGGATTCCCACCCCTTTCACTGACTAGCTTAGCGATTTTTGGCGATCTGCTtccctgcctgggcctcagtttcctcttctgtaaacgGGCTCGTCATCCCTGCTGCCAGAGATAATGAGAGCTACTGGACCCCACCATCTTTGTGTCCTGACAGGGAAACCGAGGACCAGATGGATGAAGGCTCGGAGGCCCGAGCTTCCAGAGTCGTAACCTAGCTGTTTCCGATTTTGCCTCCTAGAGGCCACACCCTCCAACCTGTCCTCCAAGCCGGTGTCAGATCCGGAAGCACACGAGCTGCTGAGCGGCTCAGGGACCAGCGCCAGGGTCACAGAAAGAAGGACAACCCAGGGGGACTTTGGGGGGTGAGTAGCGTACACTAGTGGGGGCGCGGGGGAGCGCCGACACCGAAGGCCATACCTGATTACCGAAGCTCCGAGCCTGGAGGATCCGCTACGCAGCCCAAGTGCCCCGCCTTCACCGAGGGAGCCCCAACCAATAGGGAAGCGGATAGAGCGGGCATGGCGGCCAAACACGTGGGCCACTCGCCTACCAACCAGGAAGCAAACCCTCAAAACCAGCGGCGGGCGGGTACAAAGCCACGTGAGGAGAGGTACGACCAATAGGAAGTCGGCTGGGCTGGCGCTTCCGGGTTGTGCTGCGCGGCGAGtggacaaataaaaattttttaaaacgaGGTTTGCCGCCTGCAACGAGTGATTCGGCCAATGGCGATGCTCGAAAACCCGGAAACCGACAGGAGACGAAGAGAAGGGCGGAGATGCTGTCACGTGCGGCCAATGAGAATAGGCCCTCCCTCTAAGTGCCCCGGGTTCACGCGCGCACCATGTGAGCCCGGAAGGCGGGGTTTAGGCCGCAGCACCGAGGGAGGTGGGAGTAGGCGGGCTCGCGCCTAGGTGCCGGAGGCGGGGCTTATCCAGCTGGGCCAATGAACGCACGAAGCGCTGGACGGTCGTTGGGCGCGAGGCCGGCGCATGGCGGACGCGGCGCTGTTCGAGTTTCTGCACATGGAGATGGTGGCGGAGCTGTGGGCGCACCACTCCGACCCTGGCCCTGGGGTGAGCGCCGGGTCCCGGGGGAAGGAGGCGCGGGCCGCGACGGCAAGGCCGGGTCTACGTCCAGGGGAGCATGGAGGGCGGTTCAACGTCCGGGGTGCaaccccggccccgcccctgcctcgCTGGGCGCTGGCTCCctcgtctgtaaagtggggactTTTGAAGGGCCGGCCTCGCGGTTACTGCCAAAAGTGAGCGACGAAGCTCCGGGCAAAGCTTAGCTCAAAGCCTAGCACAGAGTCGGGACTTGCTGCCTGGGTTGAATCCCATCCGCTCCCCTAACTAGGAATCAGtccctgtgtgcctcagtttcctccttagTTAAATGGGCATTATAACAGTACCTCAGTCTCCTCGTCCAACAGACACTTATTAGGCACCTACTGTATTCCAGACACGGTCTCCCTCTCCTTGCGAAACTTAACATTTTAGTACGGGAGTCAAACAAAAATATGCCACTGGCTAGCGAGAAGTGCGATAAAGAAAATTTCcgtaggagaaagaaaagaaaacttccgTAGTCCTGAAAAGAATAGGGATGGAGTGATTGATGGCGGAGGAAGGCCCTTCTGAGGAATAGAGTGTAGGAAGCAAGccctgtggtggtgggggggggggggggggggggggggggagcattcCAGAAGAAGGAACAACAGAGGCAAAGCCCTGAGGTAGGAGCGTGTGCTTGGCATCTTGGCAGTTGGTTCCTAGGAAGAACAGATGAACTCAAACTTTAAAGCCTTTCGTGCGATGTCTGGCACCTCCTCAGCCCCCCAGAACGTGGGAGCTCCTGTTCTAAAAATCTCTTCCCAAGAAGAAAGGGTGAGGGAGAGattaggtgcttgataaatgaaTGCTGTGATTGCTTcttttcattgttattgttaGTATATGATGTTGGTCGATCCGCAAGGCGCTTTTTCTGGCTTAGGTTTTCTGGTTTAGGAGCCTCAGGGAAAAGTGTTGCTTACAGTGGCAACATAGTTTCTTTCGGGTTCACGTTCCCCGGGCTTCATCTAAAACTTAACAGGTGTCGGGCCCTGGGGGAGGCTCTGGGAATTAGTGAACTGTACAAAAACTCCTGGCCCTGCTGGAGCTTATGGTGTGGGGGGTACGCAGATAAATAAGGAACATGGATAAAGTACAGTACGTTAAGGACGTGCTATGAGACAGAGAGCACGGGAGAGGGATTGTGCATCGGCCTGTGTGTTGGAGAGAGGGGTTTGCAGCATCGCCCGTCCATCCTGGCTTTGAAGCCGGGACCCCAGGTGTCCCGGACATCAGCCTTTCCTCCCTCACCGCCAGCCCTCAACCAGGCCCTGCCCGTTCTCCTCCCTGAATATGGTGTCCCACCTCGCCCCACCCGGCTCGAAGCCAGGTGTCCTCGTTGTGATCttgcagccccctcccctttgCCCGTGGCCGCCCCGTCCCGCTCAAGTGTGTGTCTGAACTAGGGATCGGTAAGATCCTCTGATTCACgtccgcaccccctccccccaccagactGTGTGCCGGTGAAGGCGAGGCCCGGGTCTGTGTTGATCACACGGTGGGGCCTGTGCGCACAGTAGGTCTTGGGCGTGGCTCTGTGGAAGCAGACGCCGCCCCCGTGCCgtggagggctgggctgggcatcGGGCTCCGTAATCGTGGTAGCACCTGCCGCAAATGAGACGTGCCCTCATGGGCTTCACGCTCCTGGTTTCATTTGATCCTCCTGTCAACCCACAGAGGTCAGCACAATCCTCCCCACTTTGTAGGCTTTGCGGACGAAGACACACAGGCTTTGATGGACGGACTGCTGGCTCTCAAGTGGCAGAGCGAGGAATGTAGAGCTACGCCTCCCGCCTCCAAAGCCTGCGCTGTAAACGCTGGCCCGCATTTCCCGGCGTGTCTTCCCTCACGCTGGCCAGGAGGATTTTAATGGGTTTCTGTGGTCGAGCAGGTGTGGGAAATATTGGGGTTACTCAGGGGTGCTCACCACGGGCTTTCAAAGCACATCAACGTGCCAGAGACCCAGCTGCCCCAGCAAGTCCCATGCCGGGGTCCTGCCTCGCAGCTCCCGGtggttcctgggtgcagccagggGTGAGGACTCTGGCggttcccccacctcccctctgcccgGGAGCCGCGCTTTCGGGGGGCAACGTCAAGAGAACTGCTGTTTTCTCAGCCCTTCCTccgtcttcctctttctgtcccttctctctggtCCAACACGTGTCCTGTCTGAACCAGATGCA is drawn from Felis catus isolate Fca126 chromosome E2, F.catus_Fca126_mat1.0, whole genome shotgun sequence and contains these coding sequences:
- the BLOC1S3 gene encoding biogenesis of lysosome-related organelles complex 1 subunit 3 gives rise to the protein MASQGRRRRPPRRPETVVPGEAAETDSELSASSSEEEELYLGPSGPTRGRPTGLRVAGEAAETDSDSEPKAAPGDLPPLVVQRERAGETWGTEETPAPAPARTLLQLRLAESQARLDHDVAAAVSGVYRRAGRDVAALASRLAAAQAAGLAAAHSVRLARGDLCALAERLDIVAGCRLLPDIRGVPGTEPEQDQGPRA